TTGGCATATAATAATTGACAATGTGGCAGAAGCCCGATAGCATTGCATCATGGCACCTGCAGCAAAAGCGGCCCACGTTCTCTGGCCCTCCGAGCACGTTTCGCCCCAGTCCCGAAGGCGCGGCGCGAGTCTCGGGCTGTCCTCGGGCGACACGGTCGACCTGATTCGAAAGATCGAAGGCGGCTTTTCCTTTGCCGCTTTGGAGACCCTTGAATCGGCCAGTGGGCTTCCTTTGAATATGCTGGCGTCTGTCATCGGAATCCCGGAGCGCACACTGGCCCGGCGCAAATCCTCAGGCCGGCTCGCCCCTGAAGAGTCGGAGCGCCTGCTCCGCATTGCGAACCTGTACGAAAAGAGCGTCGAGCTGCTTGAGGGCGACCGGAAGGCGGCGGCAACATGGCTCACGTCTCCAAAGAAGGCCCTGAACCATCAGTCCCCACTGGCCTATGCGAAGACGGAGATAGGCGCAAGGGAAGTCGAAGACCTGATCGGACGGCTCGAACACGGCGTCTTCTCCTGATGCTTTCAGCATGGCGAATCACCAAGCAGAAACTCGTCGCCCAGGCTTTCACGGGCGAAGGAGCCCGGCTGTATGGAGGCCGATGGAACACGCGTGGTACGGCTGTTGTCTACACGGCACAGTCCCAGGCGCTGGCTGCGCTTGAGATGCTGGTCCATCTGGATTCGCCTCAGATACTTCAGCGATACGTGCTCATCGAGGTCTCGTTCGACGAGTCTCTGGTCGCCGAGTTGGACCGCAGTATGCTACCCAAAAACTGGAGAGCAGATCCGCCGCCAGCCGAGGTTCAGGCCTTGGGAGACGCATGGGTGGCAGGCAAGTCATCGTCAGTCCTGCGCGTTCCAAGCGTCATTGTGCCCGGAGAAGCAAACTTTCTGCTCAACCCACGTCATCCCGATTTTCGAAAGGTCCGTACAGGGAAGCCAATCACATTTGACTTCGACCGGCGGCTGACGGCAGTGCGCTAGACGGATTATGGGCTGGATCCAGCCGCACGGCGTCACTATACATAATATGTGTTATCGGACATTAGATTGAGCCCGGCCAGGCTATCTGGGAATCATCCCGATAGTTCCCAACCACGCCTCAAGCAGATCAGGCCATGCCGTAATGGGATACTTCGTGCGGCGCAGGCCGAAGGCGTGACCGCCATGTGCGTACAGATGCATCTCCACCGGGACGCCGGTCTTCTTCAATGCAATGTAATAGACCAGTGCCTGCTGCACTCCGTCC
This is a stretch of genomic DNA from Edaphobacter acidisoli. It encodes these proteins:
- the parS gene encoding type II RES/Xre toxin-antitoxin system antitoxin — protein: MAPAAKAAHVLWPSEHVSPQSRRRGASLGLSSGDTVDLIRKIEGGFSFAALETLESASGLPLNMLASVIGIPERTLARRKSSGRLAPEESERLLRIANLYEKSVELLEGDRKAAATWLTSPKKALNHQSPLAYAKTEIGAREVEDLIGRLEHGVFS
- a CDS encoding RES family NAD+ phosphorylase, with amino-acid sequence MLSAWRITKQKLVAQAFTGEGARLYGGRWNTRGTAVVYTAQSQALAALEMLVHLDSPQILQRYVLIEVSFDESLVAELDRSMLPKNWRADPPPAEVQALGDAWVAGKSSSVLRVPSVIVPGEANFLLNPRHPDFRKVRTGKPITFDFDRRLTAVR